The window ACGCCCGTCAGGCGATACACCGTTACGCCGGTCTGCTCGTTTTCGATAATCTGAAAACCGCTTCCACCGCACGACGCTACTATCAGCGCAAACGCCGTCATACAGGCCGGGAAAAGGCCACGCCGCCACGATCCCGGCTTTACTTCTCGCACCATGTTCTCCCACTTCGTCGTCAATCGCTTCGTTCAAACTACTTACTGGCGCTCTTGCCGTCAAGCAGCTAGTTACCGACCTCGCCCCAACCAAAGGCGGCCTGCTCAAGCGGTAAATTCGCTGCCTGAGCACCTGAAGTGCCTCGTGTCGACGGAGCTCAGGCCAGATCAAACAGCAGGAACTCTGCTTCCTCAATCGCCTTTAATGCGAGTTTGGATTCTTCCGACACCGCGGCACCGTCGCCGGCACTCAAGCGATGACCATTCAATTCCACCGCGCCCGTTATCACCTGCACCCAGGCGTGACGGCCGTCGGCGATCGCGTGCTCGACAGCGTCACCGGCCGGCAGAATCGAGGCGTACATCCGGGTGTTTTGACGAATCTTCACGGAATCCTCGGCACCGTCCGGCGAAACCACCAGCCGAAGCCGACCGCGCTTGGCGTCGTCGTCAAACATGTTCTGGTCGTATGTCGGCGTGATTCCCTTCTCTTCGGGGAGAATCCAGATCTGAAGGAGATGCACCGATTCGAATTTCGACGGATTGAACTCCGAATGCATCACGCCGCGACCCGCACTCATGTGCTGAACGTCGCCGCGACGAATCACCGACCCGTTGCCCATGCTGTCCTTGTGCTCGAGCGCACCGTCCACGACATAGGTGACAATCTCCATGTCTCGGTGCGG of the Bacteroidota bacterium genome contains:
- a CDS encoding pirin family protein; this encodes MVTIRPSKERGHLDHGWLDTYHTFSFGTYYDEAHMGFRDLRVINEDRVEESQGFGTHPHRDMEIVTYVVDGALEHKDSMGNGSVIRRGDVQHMSAGRGVMHSEFNPSKFESVHLLQIWILPEEKGITPTYDQNMFDDDAKRGRLRLVVSPDGAEDSVKIRQNTRMYASILPAGDAVEHAIADGRHAWVQVITGAVELNGHRLSAGDGAAVSEESKLALKAIEEAEFLLFDLA